In one Ananas comosus cultivar F153 linkage group 12, ASM154086v1, whole genome shotgun sequence genomic region, the following are encoded:
- the LOC109717893 gene encoding pentatricopeptide repeat-containing protein At3g02330: MAKRPPTSTPTCFVTFSRIFQLCAEARAHRLGRAAHARMLTSRFAPTTFVSNCLLHMYARCADLDHARKVFDRIPHRDLVSYNAMIAAYVHDRSMPRARLLFDEMPQRDVISWNSVISGYCDNGDFAESIGLFSRMGHCRIDPDRTTFAIALKACAGMEDLDVGAQLHGLVAKLGFDVDVMVGSALVDAYAKCRCLHYSLQLFDEMPERNWVSWSAVIAGCVRNEQYIDGLELFVEMQRLGFGVSQSAYASVFRSCAGLCSLHLGSQFHTHALKNNFSSDTVVGTAIVDMYGKCNSINDAMSAFLLLPNPTLQSWNAMIVGSARNDCGFESMELFRLMNRSGVGFDEISTSGVFSACAEVKGYLQGSQIHCLAIKTSFESDVCVKNAILDMYGKCKALREAFVAFDEMGRRDAVSWNAFITALEQNEQYDDTLLHFKEMLQYNMEPDEFTYGSVVKACAGLGSLDYGMMVHDKIIKSGLGFDSFVGSALVDMYCKCGMMEEAQKLHLRIGKRSLVSWNALISGFSFHKESEEAQKCFSEMLDLGLKPDNFTYATILDTCANLATAGLGKQIHAQIIKQEMQRDVYISSTVVDMYAKCGNMHDSLLMFEKMHERDYVTWNAMICGFAMHGHGEEAIGMFEKMELANVRPNHATFIAVLRACGHVGLFDEGMRYFRLMTHRYKLEPQLEHFACMVDIAGRSKGPYNALNLINEMPFEADAVIWRTLLTVCKIHQNVEVAELAANKLLLIEPDDSAAYILLSNIYAESGKWAEVSKMRRILRQAKLKKEPGCSWIEVKSEMHAFLVGDKAHPKCSEIYEMLDELIGEMTWAGYEPLSDSLIDDKKEEGGDQQEFLGVCSS, translated from the coding sequence atGGCGAAGCGACCCCCCACCTCCACCCCCACCTGCTTCGTCACCTTCTCCCGCATCTTCCAACTCTGCGCCGAGGCCCGCGCCCACCGCCTCGGCCGCGCCGCCCACGCACGCATGCTCACGTCGAGATTCGCGCCCACCACCTTCGTCTCCAACTGCCTCCTCCACATGTACGCGCGCTGCGCCGACCTCGACCACGCCCGCAAGGTGTTCGACCGAATCCCCCACCGAGACCTCGTCTCCTACAACGCCATGATCGCAGCCTACGTGCATGACCGTTCCATGCCGCGCGCGCGGctcctgttcgacgaaatgcctcAACGAGATGTTATCTCCTGGAACTCGGTTATATCAGGGTATTGCGACAATGGGGACTTTGCTGAATCCATTGGGCTCTTCTCTCGAATGGGTCATTGTCGGATTGACCCAGATCGGACCACCTTCGCCATTGCGCTCAAAGCGTGCGCTGGGATGGAGGATTTGGATGTTGGTGCTCAGTTGCATGGGTTGGTGGCGAAGTTGGGTTTCGATGTTGATGTCATGGTGGGGAGTGCTCTTGTTGATGCGTATGCTAAGTGTAGGTGCTTGCATTATTCGCTTCAgttgttcgacgaaatgcccgaGAGGAACTGGGTCTCGTGGAGTGCAGTGATTGCGGGTTGCGTTCGGAATGAGCAGTACATTGATGGACTCGAACTGTTTGTAGAGATGCAGAGGTTAGGTTTTGGCGTGAGCCAATCGGCGTACGCCAGTGTTTTCAGATCGTGCGCGGGGTTGTGCTCTTTGCATTTAGGAAGCCAGTTTCATACGCATGCTTTGAAGAACAACTTTAGTTCGGATACCGTGGTTGGGACGGCGATTGTGGATATGTACGGAAAGTGCAATAGCATAAATGATGCTATGAGCGCATTTCTTTTGCTGCCGAACCCTACATTGCAGTCGTGGAACGCCATGATTGTCGGGTCTGCACGGAATGATTGTGGATTTGAATCCATGGAGCTATTTCGGCTCATGAATAGGTCAGGTGTTGGTTTTGATGAGATCAGCACATCAGGTGTTTTTAGTGCTTGTGCCGAAGTTAAAGGATACTTACAAGGTTCGCAAATCCATTGTTTGGCAATTAAAACTAGCTTTGAATCTGACGTTTGTGTTAAAAATGCAATTTTGGATATGTATGGTAAGTGCAAAGCTTTGAGGGAGGCGTTTGTTGCTTTTGATGAGATGGGTCGAAGAGATGCGGTCTCTTGGAATGCTTTTATTACTGCTCTTGAGCAGAATGAACAATATGATGATACCTTATTGCATTTTAAAGAGATGTTACAATACAATATGGAACCTGATGAGTTCACTTATGGTAGTGTCGTTAAAGCTTGTGCGGGATTGGGATCATTGGATTATGGAATGATGGTCCATGACAAGATTATTAAGTCAGGTCTAGGTTTTGATTCGTTTGTAGGGAGTGCTCTTGTTGATATGTATTGCAAGTGTGGGATGATGGAAGAAGCACAAAAGCTTCATTTAAGGATAGGTAAACGGTCATTGGTATCATGGAATGCCCTAATTTCAGGTTTTTCGTTCCATAAAGAAAGTGAGGAAGCTCAAAAGTGCTTCTCTGAGATGCTCGATTTGGGCTTGAAGCCCGACAATTTTACATATGCCACTATCCTTGATACATGCGCTAATTTGGCCACTGCTGGGCTCGGTAAACAGATTCATGCGCAGATCATAAAGCAAGAGATGCAAAGAGATGTTTACATATCTAGTACCGTCGTCGACATGTATGCCAAGTGCGGTAACATGCATGACTCTCTACTGATGTTTGAGAAGATGCATGAAAGGGACTACGTCACATGGAATGCCATGATATGTGGTTTTGCTATGCATGGCCATGGTGAGGAGGCAATTGGAATGTTCGAGAAGATGGAATTGGCGAACGTGAGGCCAAACCATGCCACATTCATAGCAGTTCTTCGAGCATGTGGCCACGTCGGGTTGTTTGATGAGGGCATGCGTTATTTTCGATTGATGACCCATCGCTATAAATTGGAACCACAGTTGGAGCATTTCGCGTGCATGGTGGATATAGCAGGCCGATCAAAGGGCCCTTACAATGCCCTAAATCTTATTAATGAAATGCCATTCGAAGCTGATGCAGTTATATGGAGAACTCTTTTAACTGTCTGCAAGATTCACCAAAACGTCGAGGTGGCAGAGTTAGCGGCCAATAAACTACTACTGATTGAGCCTGATGATTCTGCGGCATATATTTTATTATCGAATATCTATGCAGAATCTGGAAAATGGGCTGAGGTTTCGAAGATGAGGAGGATATTGAGGCAAGCTAAATTGAAGAAGGAACCAGGGTGTAGTTGGATTGAAGTGAAGAGTGAGATGCATGCTTTTCTTGTGGGAGACAAGGCTCACCCAAAATGTAGTGAGATATATGAAATGTTGGATGAGCTAATTGGTGAGATGACATGGGCTGGGTACGAGCCTTTGTCGGATTCTCTAATTGATGATAAGAAAGAGGAGGGCGGAGATCAGCAGGAATTTCTCGGAGTTTGCAGCAGTTAG